ATAAGCGTAGTAGGGTTGATTTGCCTGCGCCATTCGCGCCCACCAGGCCGATGCGGGCGCGTTCGTGAATTTCCCAATTCAGGCCGTTGAGAATGCTTCGACCACCAATGCTGTAGTGTAAATCTTGAGCGCTAGCGATAATCATCGGGCAACCTCCAAAATAGGGGGCAGCACTATGCACGAGCATCAAAAAAGACTAGAGGCGCATAATGCTGCCCCCTAGTCTTAATCATTTGGTTTCAATAGCAAATGGTTCAGATTTTAGGCGCAGCTATCCTGTCTGCGCCCTTGTTGAACCCTTTCCGTGCGTGAATCACGCCCATAAATGCATTGAAAACCATAATCGTCTTCCAAACTATAATCCATTAAGTGCGGCTAGGATAGCATAAGCAAGCAACGATCATGATCGGTCTTTAGGCCGAATCTAAAATCCAGCCAAGCTCATTTAATCAACCAATTGATTTAGCGAGGAATATTCGATGAGTTTACAAATTGGCCTAAATGGGCGTTTTTTCGAACAGAATTGGCGGCCTGCACTGAATGAAATTAATTTTGCTGCTGCCAATGGTTTTGCCAGTATTCAGTTTCAGGGTAAACCAGTAGGCTTACAAGCCGCAGCCTTGGGAGCCGATTTTGCTAGCATTCGTCAACAACTCACAGCCCATCAAATTACGGCGGTAATGGAAATTGCCCTTAAAATTGAGGCAAATGGGCGTTCTGAGGCAGGTCAAACGCCGCTGGAAGTGCTTGAAGCCAATTTATCTGCAATCACTGGCTTGGGCTGTCAACGAGTGCATTGGCATCTTTATAATTTGCCTGCCTTAGAACCTACCCAAGTTGCTGAGCTTGAAATTGCTTTACAATCCCAATTTGCCGCAGGTGTAGCTTTGGCTCAGCAGTATGGCTTTAAATTTGGCTTCGAGCATAACGACCCGATTTTACGCTTGTTTACCACACCGCAAGCCTGTCGCCAACTGCTGGATGCTGTGCCAGATTTGGGTTTCGTTTGGGATTTTAATCATACCTTACCAGAGGATTTAACTGGATTTTTGCAATTAGTTCCGCGAATGAGTATGTTGCACATCTCAGATACGCCTTTGCCAGAGGTTAATTGCCACCTGCCTTTGGGTCTGGGTAAGATTGATTTTGCGGCCTATTGCCAAGCCTTGGTTGCTGCCAATTTTCACGGCCCTGCGATCTTAGAAATTGGTGGTTTACCCAAATCAGGTGGGTATGGGCGTGATACTGATGCTGCGTTGATTGATTCATTGGCCTATTTGAAGGCTGCTTTGTTGCAAGCTGCTTGAAGTGTGGGCGGTTTTAACATAGAGGTGCAGAGGATGAGTAGGGACTAGGTTTCAGGGATTAGGAGTTAGGTAACGTAGGATTGCGTTGGGCATAAGTGGCTAATCAAATAAATCGGTGGCTAAAAAATCGGTTTTCACGTTCTTCGCGGTTCCGGTCTTTACAACCGATCTTCAATCATAACGTGACACCTTGCGTCATAAACCTGCTTAGGGTATGATCATGCAATAACGACTGTGCGCCTTCAACGGAGAACGCCAAAATGACTCAATCAGATAGCCTTCGCTCGTTTGGTCTGTATATTGACGGAGCTTGGGTCGCGGCCAGCGATGCTGCTAGCGAAACCCTGTACAATCCCGCGACTGGCGAGCCAATCGCCCAAGTAGCGCGAGCCACCATCCACGACATCGATCGAGCGGTTGAGGCTGCGCGGAAGAGTTTTGATATTGGTTCGTGGGCGCAAATGCGGCCTGTTGATCGCGCTAAAACGATCGAGGCGATTGCCGATTTGCTTGAAGAGAACACCGACGAATTGGCTGAGCTTGAGACGCTCAACGGCGGCGCGACCCTGCGCAAAAGTTCATGGCTGGATATTCCAGTTGGCATCGAGCATTTGCGCTATTTTGCCGATTTGGCGCGGCAACACCCCATGCAAACCTTGCCCTATATCGATTTCCCTTCGCCAAGTGCTAATGCGGTTTGGCGTGAGCCGATTGGGGTCTGTGGCCAAATTATCCCGTGGAACTACCCATTTTTGATGGCAATTTGGAAGATTGGCCCAGCTTTGGCCGCTGGCAATAGCTTGGTGCTCAAGCCAGCCTCATTAACTCCGGTTACGGCCTTGCGCATGGCCGAATTGATTCACGAAGCCGATTTGTTGCCCCATGGCGTTTTCAATGTGGTGACTGGGCCTGGCGGTTTGGTGGGCGAACGCCTGACCAGCCATCCTAAGGTCGATAAAATTGCTTTTACTGGCTCAACCGAGGTTGGTCGCCGAATTGCCGAAGT
This portion of the Herpetosiphon gulosus genome encodes:
- a CDS encoding TIM barrel protein — protein: MSLQIGLNGRFFEQNWRPALNEINFAAANGFASIQFQGKPVGLQAAALGADFASIRQQLTAHQITAVMEIALKIEANGRSEAGQTPLEVLEANLSAITGLGCQRVHWHLYNLPALEPTQVAELEIALQSQFAAGVALAQQYGFKFGFEHNDPILRLFTTPQACRQLLDAVPDLGFVWDFNHTLPEDLTGFLQLVPRMSMLHISDTPLPEVNCHLPLGLGKIDFAAYCQALVAANFHGPAILEIGGLPKSGGYGRDTDAALIDSLAYLKAALLQAA